The following proteins come from a genomic window of Sinorhizobium fredii NGR234:
- a CDS encoding IS5 family transposase — protein MGVLDRLILRDEQWERISHHIIGDERTRGSSGRDNRMFVEAVLWIVRTGSPWRDLPEVFGEWNSVFRRFSRWSQKGIWWRIFAAMSDDPDFEYLIVDSTIVRAHQHDQALGRSRGGLSTKIHMAVRGLGCPVRFTLTAGQKGDAPQADALIAGLPADVVMADTAYDSDRLRKAIADKGAVAVIPNNPSRAQKHPLDKHLYAQRHLIECCFAKLKQFRRVATRFEKTARNYRAVVTIAAIVLWIR, from the coding sequence ATGGGTGTTTTGGATCGTCTGATCCTTCGGGACGAGCAGTGGGAGCGGATATCGCATCACATCATTGGTGACGAGCGCACGCGCGGTTCGTCGGGCCGTGACAACCGCATGTTCGTCGAAGCGGTGCTTTGGATTGTGCGGACCGGTTCGCCCTGGCGTGACCTGCCGGAAGTGTTCGGCGAATGGAACAGTGTCTTCCGCCGCTTCAGCCGTTGGAGCCAGAAGGGCATCTGGTGGCGCATCTTCGCGGCGATGTCGGACGACCCTGACTTCGAATACCTGATCGTCGATTCCACCATCGTCCGCGCCCATCAGCACGATCAAGCCCTTGGCCGTTCACGCGGCGGCTTGAGCACCAAGATCCACATGGCTGTGCGTGGTCTCGGCTGCCCGGTCCGCTTCACCCTTACCGCAGGCCAGAAAGGCGATGCGCCGCAAGCCGATGCCCTGATCGCGGGCCTACCCGCAGACGTCGTCATGGCCGACACCGCCTATGACAGCGATCGTCTGCGCAAGGCCATCGCCGACAAGGGTGCTGTGGCGGTGATCCCAAACAACCCGTCCCGCGCGCAAAAACACCCGCTGGACAAGCACCTCTATGCCCAGCGGCACCTGATCGAGTGCTGCTTCGCCAAACTCAAGCAGTTCCGAAGGGTCGCCACCCGCTTCGAAAAAACTGCCAGAAACTACCGCGCCGTCGTCACTATCGCAGCTATCGTGCTATGGATCAGATAA